From the Blastocatellia bacterium genome, the window TTGCTTCTAAGACTCCTTGGAAATGGACAAAGTTAAGATCCTGCATCTGTTGTTGTGCGTCATAATAATTCCATAAACCAACATTAGCATTATCTTTAGAGGTTTCTTGTAGTCCCCACAAGCCTTCTTTAAGCAATGCTTGGCGTTGACGAGATGACAAGGTAGTTGACGCTTGCCTTGAAAGAAAATTGCTCGAAGTTGTTTTTCAACCTGTTTTCATTAGCTAATAACTCATCTTGTGTTAAATCAGTTACTGAAAGACGCATTCCACAACAAATGTCATTTCCAATAGCTTGAGGAATAACAAAACCTTGGGCATCAACTACCGTTCCAACAGGTATTCCAGACCCTTTATGAAAATCTGGAGTTAGAATAAAAGACAATAAGATTAGGTGTGATTTTTTAATCACCTTAATCAAGGGTTTTAAGTGGTTATTAGCAGCCGACCAAAAAAGGATAGTTTATTTATTTGACATTGGCAAGAAATTTGATAGCTTTTACCAAAAAATTTTTATTAAGGTGTTTATGGCAAAAATAGGAACATATAAATGGGCAAAAGAAACTAAAGGTAAGCTGAGTTTTTAAAAAACTTGGACTAACTGCTAAAGATATAAAAAAGCTTGACTTAAAAGATATTGAAGTTTCACAAACAGACGTTGTTAAAGCATCAGAAGAATTTTGTCGCTCAGTTTCATCTGTTATGCTAGTTAATCATTGTTTGCGAACTTATACTTGGGGAGCATTGCTAGCTTTAAGAGATGGCATAAATTACAACAGAGAAGTTTTTATATAGCTGCCTTTGCTTCATGACATAGCTTAACGGAAAATATTGGCAAAAGACCCACTAACAGAGTGTTTTGCTGTAGAAGGTTCAAAAATTGCTGAAGATTTTTGGCTAAACAAGCCTTGTCGGACAATTTACGCCACAAAGTTACAGAAGCCATTAGCCTTCATCTAAACATTACTGTGGGGCTAGAATTTGGTGCAGAAGCTCATCTTTTGCACGAAGGCGCGGCCTTTGATGTTATTGGTAATAGATTTGACGAGCTAGACAAAGAAACTATTGAAAAGTTGTGTTGCTTTATCCTCGTCCTAATTTTAAGTCTGAAATTGCAGCTTTACTTAGTCGTCAAGCGGAAATTAGACCAAAAATCACGCACAGGATTTTTTGTTAAATATCTGCAATTTAATCAACGAGTTAAACAAGCACCTTTTTCAAGAATAGTTAAAAACTATCTTCAGTTAATTTTTGAGGCTTAGTTTTAGCTCTAAGTGTATTTATTTGTTCTAAAATAATGTTATGGCGAGATTTATTTCCTGTTTGCTGATAAAGCATTAAGGCTCGCTCAAAGTAATTAAGTGCTCGCAATGTAATCATTGCGGCTTTGTTGAAAATGTCCAGCAGCAACCAACACACGAGCAAGTAAAATTGCTTCCCCAAGTTTTTGTGCAAGCCTAACAGCAAGTTCCATCGATTCTTCAGCCTGTGCAACTGTGTCATATATTTTTAAATCAACAAACAAAATTAAATAATCACAATAATTAGAAGCTAATATTTATTGTCTTCTGTTAAGTTTGTAGCTGAATCTAACAGATTTTCAATTGAGGAAGCTTTTCTGTTAACTCTTGAGCTTTTAAGTTGCTGTTTAGCTAAATTTACTTCACCTGCACGCCGGGCGCGGTTAGCTGCAATGCTGCGATGACAAAAGGCTTGTTCTATATCTTTGGCTAACTCAAATTGTCTAGCTGCAAAAGCATTTAAGCTTTGTTCCTGCGAGGATTCAGACAAAATTTCTGCTGCAATTTTTATGTTGGTTTTTACGCTCTATATCAGACCATTTTTCATAAAGCACTTGATAAAAGTACATATTGAGTAAAACTGTAATAGTCGTCTTCTGTTGAACCCCCTTCAGGGATACGAGCCTCTTTTATTAGCCCATAACGCAAACAATCATCCAGGATTTTTAAGAGCGTGTCTTCATCTAGTCAACAAATTTTCTTAAAACTTCAAACCCAAAAGTTTCTCCTAAATACTAGCTTTTTCCAGAACTTGACGCTTTTCTACAGGCAAAAAGCTTAAGCGTGCTTCAATCAATCGTGCTACGGTTTCAGGTACTTTAATAGTCATCAAGCTATTTGTAATCCATTGTTGACCATCCCAGCTAATTTGGCTTTCTGAGAGCATTAAACGTAGCAAATTTGTTAAATAAAATGGGTTTCCTTCAGTTGCTGTTACTAGTTTAGTTATAGCTTCGTCTGAAATAACAATGGGTGAAAAAATCTTTTCTATTAGTTGTCGAACATCGCTAGCGGCTAGCGGCCTATTAGGGCTAATCTTTGTAATTGACGCTGATTTGACATTCTATCTAACCAATTAGCTACCATATTTTCTGGACGTGCTAGCTCTTGGCTGAGCAGTGAAAAGAAAAAGTATTTGCTTATAGGTTGCTATACTTGTTAAATATATTAAAAATTAAGGTTAGCTTCGTCAGCTAAATGCAGGTCGTCCAAAGCAATTACTATTGGCTGTTTTGTGATAGCTGCAAAAAAACTTGTGCTAGCAGTTCAGAAGATTTTCTGAGCGATTTTCTACTTTAGGCTGAAATAGCGCGGCTGTTGGCATTTAGACGAAATCTCTAAAATTTCTTCTTGCACATTTGCTGCAATTGAACCAAAAATTTCTTGGAATTTACTTATATCTGATAATAGTTCTTGTAAATAAGGTTTTATATTTAGAAGTGACCAAGAGGCGTTACATTGTTGGTAAATTGACCACAAAAGCAAAGAGTTCCTGTTTCTTGAAACTCTTTATAAGTTGACTTAAAAGTTGTGATTTACCAATTCCTGCATCACCGGCAATTAAGAGTGCAATAGCTTTTCCTTCGCTTGCTTGTTCATAAGCTTGACGTAGTTTAGCACGTTCTCTTTTACGTGCTACAAAATGCTCAAAAAGATAGGGCTTGTTGTGTAGCTTGTTGGAGTTCTGTTTCTGGTGTAGGGCTACTTTTTTATCTAGTGGTAGGAAATAAACATTCCTACTGTGCGGCGCAAGTTACGTTTGGAGCTTGTTTTAGTGCAGCAGCAAACTCGGTAATTGATTGAAAACGCGCTTGGGATCTTTTTCCAACGCTTTCATTACAGCCGCTTCTATAAGTGGAGAAATATCAAAAACAATATGATGAGGTGGCAAAGCTTTAGCATTTTAATTGCTGATAAATTAGCTGCGTTTTGTTTGGAGTATCAAAAGGGGACGACCTGTTAGCATATGATAAAGAATCGTTCCTAAAGCATAAATATCAGCACGAGCATCTATTTCAATGCTGCGAAATTGTTCTGGGGCTGTGTAATGTAGTGAGCCAATTAAAGCTCCTGAAGTAATGTTTTTTGTAGTGCGTTCTTTTAATTTAACTAGCCCAAAATCAATAATTTTAGTTACTGTGTCGTTACCAATTTGAGACAGAAAAATATTAGAAGGTTTTAAGTCTCGATGAATCATTCCCCGACTATGAGCTTGGGTTAGAGCTTCGCAAACTTCTAAAGTAATTTTTACAGCTTCGTTTTACAGTTATTTTGGTCTCAACTTTTAAGCGTTGGGCTAAAAGTTTGCCCTTCTAAAAAGCTCCATAACTATATAACAAAGCCCATTACTAGTAGTTGCAAAGTCGTAAACCGCTATAATATTTGGGTGTTTTTATACTTGCAGCAACTAAAGCTTCACGGCGAAAACGTTCGCGGGCAACATTGCTTGTTAAAAGTTTAGGATTAAGTATTTTTATTGCTACTGGACGTTGCAGTCCTTGTTGCTCAGCACGGTAAACGCTGCCCATTGAACCATAGGCTAAAAGATTAGTTAATTGGTAAAGTATCATTAATTATTGTAGAAATGGGCAAAGAATAATGTAACTGCTCGCCATCCGCTGGGCAAATTTCTAAACTATCGTCATAACAACTACGGCATTGCTTACATTCTCTCATTCTTTGCTCTTAAGTAATATTTGATAGTGTTTTTGAAGTAAACTTAATTGTTGGCTATTTTATAACTTATCTAGAGAGGAAAACAAAGTCATAAAATATAAGCCTAAGATGGACATATGCACCTTTGTTCAATATCTTTTAGTTTGATTTCAACACAATCAACTTGTTTTGCTGTGTTTGGAATTAAATAGTATTGAGAAATATTTTCCCAATCTTTATCTCTTAAAGTTACAATACCATAAAAAATAGCTCACCCAGGAATTTCCTATTTTGGAGCTAGCTGATTCTTGAGTCAATTTATTCATAGAAATATTTGCATATTCATCATCAAGTTCAAACCCAAGGTAATTTCTGCCTAGTCTCCTAGCTGCAACTGCTGTAGTTCCTGTTCCTGAAAATGGATCAAATACAATATCTCCTTCATCCGTTGACATTAAAATAACACGTTCTAAAAGATGTATTGGAAGTTGACAAGGGTGATCGTCCCTATATTTGTTATGTTTAACTCGGTGAATGTCTGTCCACATCTGAAACAAGGGCCCAAAAGGATGCAGAGCAGCTTTTTACCTCCGTAATCTTTTTGTAGGTAATTACATTTTCGACAACGTTTATGTGGATATCTAATTTCATAAAACTTATTTTTCTTTGTATCTTTTGCATAATAAAGCATTCCATAATGTGAGGGTTGCAAGGTTTTCCCATCGGCATAGTAGGTGCGTCCCAGCAAATCCAATGCTTAAAATCAGCTATTTTATTAAGCATAGAGGAATAATACGTCAGCCATTTTGGAATATTATGTAAGAAAATAGATCCTGTTGGTTTAGTTACACGCACTGTTTCTTTAATCCATTGTTACACCAATCTAAATAATCTTGGATAATAAGGCTATCTTTATGGGAGTTATATTTTTTTTTAGGTTAAATGGAGGATCTGCAAAAAGTTATATCTACACTTTCATCAGGGATTAACTTAAATAATTCTATACAGTCGCCTTTTATGATTTTATTAAGATATTATCAATCATTTTGGAAATTCCTTAATTAAGGAAGTTTTAAATCATTACTGATCTTACGCAGCCTGTGTAAAGTATTGAATTAAATAGGAATGTGTAGGAACAGCATCAGGAAATAAGGAACGCCTTATGGAATAAGGAGTTAAGCCAGTGGAAGCAGATTCGGCTTCTAAGCAGCAAAAGCCATCAAGCAAAGATGAAGATGAGCAATCTGAGCAGTTTTGGAATGAGAAGGGTTTTTAGCCCAAGCAAGTTGGAATTTTAAGACTTTGAAAGTTTCTTCAATTAATTGACGGCTAGCATAGCGAAGCTTAATATCTTGGATAGATAGGCTAAGGTCATTACTAGCGAGAAATCTAGAGCCGTCTTTTTACTACTAAAACCTCAATAGAACCTGACAATTTTCCTATACCATGTCCATAGCGATAAGGCCAATGCTTACGTAATTGCTTATCTGCAAACTTTCGATTACTTTCAATCTACTTATGAATTTCCATCCATATTTTTCTATTTGCTTAAGAAATTTTTGGAAGCATACCAGCTATCAAATAATACGTAAGAGGGCTTAAACCCAATTATTTTAGCCCATCTCAACATTTTTGATGCTAATA encodes:
- a CDS encoding RtcB family protein, with translation MSFILTPDFHKGSGIPVGTVVDAQGFVIPQAIGNDICCGMRLSVTDLTQDELLANENRLKNNFEQFSFKASVNYLVISSTPSIA
- a CDS encoding protein kinase; this encodes MTLEVCEALTQAHSRGMIHRDLKPSNIFLSQIGNDTVTKIIDFGLVKLKERTTKNITSGALIGSLHYTAPEQFRSIEIDARADIYALGTILYHMLTGRPLLILQTKRS